DNA sequence from the Nitrospirota bacterium genome:
TTTTACTCGCAACTCCTCTACACCAGGTTCAACGGAGGGCATCGGCTTAGAGAGAGGCATTGTGAGGCTGGTTCCCTTCTGGAGATCAAAAATCAGCTTGCCAATCTCTCTTCGGACCTCTTCCGGGAACCCTCGCAGAATATCTCTCACTTTGGGATGAAATAGAGCGGGTTTCATTGAAA
Encoded proteins:
- a CDS encoding type II toxin-antitoxin system RelE/ParE family toxin, giving the protein MKPALFHPKVRDILRGFPEEVRREIGKLIFDLQKGTSLTMPLSKPMPSVEPGVEELRVKDRAGIFRVFYFARRADVVLIFHAFQKKTKKTSQKDIETGQKRLQEMLNEKD